In the genome of Candidatus Poribacteria bacterium, one region contains:
- a CDS encoding DUF433 domain-containing protein, whose product ILEEYPQLTVDDIYAAIAYGAEMTRERYVEIPMRTVA is encoded by the coding sequence AATTCTGGAGGAATATCCTCAACTAACGGTTGACGATATTTACGCTGCGATTGCTTATGGTGCTGAGATGACAAGAGAACGCTATGTAGAGATTCCAATGAGGACTGTTGCCTGA